A genomic window from Pecten maximus chromosome 4, xPecMax1.1, whole genome shotgun sequence includes:
- the LOC117325571 gene encoding type I iodothyronine deiodinase-like, which produces MKKPDKLWTDDAPFRWIKTTLNLFFILVEIILFSLMVVATKISFFKKLAKSITKGNPGSEKLDVNLSTHSIKSRTRDWLVDALIRKACLGRKAPNTSMYDMDTKTYRKLYSFQKPGRPLVLNFGSCSUPPFIASVEEIKTIIRDFADIADFVTIYIQEAHPLEGWQVFGHQFQDMKDHRCLEDRVEAAEMLQDFDLKCPILVDPMDNQNALQYGAVPERLYILYDHTVMYFGDVGSQNYKPDAVRAWLERFRNEA; this is translated from the coding sequence ATGAAGAAACCAGACAAACTTTGGACGGACGACGCCCCATTCAGATGGATCAAAACTACgttgaatttgttttttattttggtaGAAATAATCCTTTTCTCCTTGATGGTCGTCGCAACGAAAATTAGTTTCTTCAAGAAATTGGCAAAGTCAATCACTAAAGGTAATCCCGGAAGTGAAAAGTTAGATGTGAATTTATCGACACATTCAATAAAATCAAGGACCAGAGATTGGCTTGTAGATGCTCTTATAAGAAAAGCATGTTTAGGTCGTAAAGCTCCCAATACAAGCATGTACGACATGGATACAAAGACGTACAGAAAGTTATACAGTTTTCAAAAGCCAGGACGCCCTCTGGTGTTGAACTTTGGAAGCTGTTCCTGACCCCCGTTTATAGCAAGCGTCGAGGAGATCAAGACGATCATCCGCGACTTTGCTGATATCGCCGATTTCGTGACCATCTACATCCAGGAGGCGCATCCCCTGGAGGGATGGCAAGTCTTCGGACACCAATTCCAGGATATGAAGGATCATAGATGTCTGGAGGACAGGGTCGAGGCCGCGGAAATGCTCCAGGACTTCGATCTCAAATGCCCTATACTGGTTGATCCCATGGATAACCAGAACGCACTTCAGTATGGGGCTGTGCCGGAACGTTTGTATATCCTTTACGATCATACGGTGATGTACTTTGGAGATGTGGGATCACAAAACTACAAACCGGACGCGGTTAGAGCGTGGCTGGAACGTTTCCGGAATGAGGCATAG